A section of the Malus sylvestris chromosome 17, drMalSylv7.2, whole genome shotgun sequence genome encodes:
- the LOC126610378 gene encoding uncharacterized protein LOC126610378 isoform X1, with the protein MAHGKVSLPQDLLPSNLVDSHFSAKDEAFQGNIEEKALTGSLDMSIGDQVASDSSIPLSPQWLYAKPDSKTLATGASGEMHANDSLSHGNSTDPNSRDIWRVDGSQEKKDWKRSAPDLDSSRRWREEERETGLLGRRDRKKEDRRVGASLTRDATENTAEDRRVGATSTKDAAENKVLSSDRRNESRRDNKWSSRWGPEDKDKDSRIEKRAEVEREDVHAEKQSFSNSNRAASERDSDSRDKWRPRHRIEVQPAGAAPYHAAPGFGMARGRVEKVGFAAGRGRSNTGCLQTGKPVLGKSGHFADMYCYPRGKLLDIYRKQKKDSTFDIMPDGMEHVSPITQVGSIEPLAFVAPDAEEEAGLGDILKGRITSSEVVYNSSGDKNVLNEDAKGSSNVTLSKEEGHFAANPEQNVQSAEKVILNNSFPVTVAEVSPICGLQTHMLKECVATEDEQKVLTVTAAADREIGPSNDDANSRSSGCQEQTSSSDHHYFKSNEDALLLERIVSPEDMSLCYLDPQGNIQGPFLGIDIIAWFEQGFFGIDLPVRSFDAPNGSPFQELGEVMPHLKTKSGPVSDSSLPTQLEPLGAVGGSLDERISAPNYDGGSAILNNQGIQNVVAEDEEIVFPGRSKGSSDCLLRSSPDIHGSFANPPSLHSHANEVSETNIPDQQDEKLHPFGLLMSELGGNSLLRPAQSSHSFFGMDDQVPFRDTFVEGATVANQDSLGAMIDQPSFVETRPDNYIKNNANVSLGSIDSPHLPHMGQASNGFDPAEHIMSQKLLKEQLQQLNHLSPFTVAHSAGTGVDRFPGFGFSDSKNPNIQPSFHHPVADMEHIFEMQHQQQHQLELRQQQHELELQQQQRKLERQQQQRWLELQEHQRQLELQEHQRQLEIQRQHQLELQHHRQLELQQQQRQLELQQQRLLQDQLHQHQMKLQQQQKSQAQHLLLEHFLHQQMSDSGYGQWKADATRGNPFDHLHSRKHLLDDLHQMSHSSRHDPLLEHIIQANIGRPGQTDFFDLISQAKQRNMHTSELQPRLQQHELQAHQLSAALREQLQMEGERRIGANRFVDEASQVVRDPVGHHQAQMVGFSSSENYQQLPTHEPQLSHLNWNHAIRERLQGGFYEPNSLEFERSSVPASSLGMNLDILSARGQGLDEFYSSHPFGLEHLPFGNNGHLEDGSAEALIPHSHLYAEQTRRDSEAAMDFSDANIWSSSDGDKESSKQIFMDLHQKIGRQSTRLSEVDYQHHLSSSRNRGESVHHPFSLLPDQAVGMNNSFTEGPFTSNPRAFMEDLSELEGNNWKKQVVKSYEGNMVEQEETSRELHSNAHSRQSSLSSAGGGGSFYSSETGIDKPLGEEISNGRLPSTVTKGYDNALHRRRVLSSQDVLSEAALSLPVKQRNPAATQVSETQASSKNDAQFRRTSSYSDATVSEASFIDMLKKPVISEADAANRAVALESSDGGGQAGRTGKKKGKKGRQIDPALLGFKVSSNRILMGEIHRLND; encoded by the exons ATGGCGCACGGAAAAGTCAGTCTCCCTCAAGATCTCCTCCCCTCGAATCTGGTCGATTCACACTTCTCCGCCAAAG ATGAAGCCTTCCAAGGAAACATTGAGGAGAAGGCGCTAACGGGGTCCCTTGACATGTCAATTGGTG ATCAAGTTGCCTCAGACAGCAGCATCCCTTTGTCTCCCCAGTGGCTGTATGCTAAACCAGATTCCAAGACACTGGCAACTGGAGCATCAGGA GAAATGCATGCAAATGATTCTCTGTCTCATGGAAACTCAACTGATCCCAATTCGAGAGACATTTGGCGTGTAGATGGATCTCAGGAGAAAAAAGATTGGAAGAGGAGTGCACCTGATTTAGATAGTAGCCGCCGCTGGCgtgaagaggagagagaaacagGCTTACTTGGTAGGAGAGATCGAAAGAAAGAAGATCGCCGTGTAGGTGCTAGTCTAACGAGGGATGCTACTGAGAATACAGCAGAAGATCGCCGTGTAGGTGCAACTTCAACTAAGGATGCTGCAGAAAATAAAGTATTGTCTTCTGACCGCCGGAATGAATCCCGAAGAGATAACAAATGGTCATCAAGGTGGGGGCCTGAAGATAAAGACAAGGACTCTCGGATAGAGAAAAGGGCTGAGGTTGAGAGGGAAGATGTACATGCTGAGAAGCAGTCTTTTTCCAATAGCAACCGTGCAGCTTCTGAGCGTGATAGTGATTCTCGTGATAAGTGGAGGCCGCGCCATCGCATAGAGGTTCAACCAGCTGGGGCAGCCCCATATCATGCTGCACCAGGATTTGGGATGGCTCGGGGGCGTGTGGAAAAAGTAGGATTTGCTGCTGGACGAGGGAGGTCTAACACTGGATGCCTACAGACTGGCAAACCTGTTCTTGGAAAATCTGGCCATTTTGCTGATATGTATTGCTATCCCAGAGGAAAGCTCCTTGATATTTATCGCAAGCAAAAGAAGGACTCAACTTTTGATATTATGCCTGATGGGATGGAGCATGTATCACCAATAACCCAAGTGGGCTCGATTGAGCCATTGGCTTTTGTTGCACCTGATGCAGAGGAAGAG GCTGGTCTGGGAGATATATTGAAGGGAAGAATTACTAGCAGTGAAGTGGTATACAACTCGTCTGGGGACAAGAATGTATTAAATGAAGATGCTAAAG GATCTAGCAATGTCACTTTAAGCAAGGAGGAAGGACACTTTGCAGCTAACCCAGAACAAAATGTCCAATCTGCCGAAAAGGTCATTTTGAACAATTCTTTTCCAGTTACTGTCGCTGAGGTGTCACCTATTTGTGGCTTACAAACACATATgttaaagg AATGTGTTGCTACTGAAGATGAGCAGAAAGTTCTGACGGTCACAGCAGCGGCAGATAGGGAGATTGGTCCTAGTAATGATGATGCTAACTCAAGAAGTTCAGGGTGCCAGGAG CAAACCTCAAGCAGTGATCATCACTATTTCAAGAGCAATGAGGACGCCCTTCTATTGGAAAGAATTGTCTCACCTGAGGATATGAGTTTGTGCTACCTTGATCCTCAAGGGAATATCCAGGGGCCTTTCCTGGGGATCGATATAATTGCATGGTTTGAGCAAGGATTTTTCGGAATTGACTTGCCAGTTCGTTCATTTGATGCTCCCAATGGATCTCCTTTCCAAGAACTTGGTGAAGTGATGCCACATCTGAAAACTAAATCCGGGCCTGTCTCCGACTCTAGTTTGCCTACTCAATTAGAGCCATTGGGTGCTGTTGGAGGCAGCTTGGACGAGAGAATATCTGCTCCAAACTATGATGGGGGGTCTGCTATTCTAAACAATCAAGGCATTCAGAATGTTGTTGCAGAAGATGAGG AAATTGTATTTCCTGGAAGGTCTAAAGGCAGCAGTGATTGCCTTTTAAGGTCTTCACCTGACATTCATGGCTCATTTGCAAATCCTCCCAGCCTTCATTCCCATGCAAATGAAGTTTCGGAAACTAACATCCCTGATCAGCAGGACGAAAAGCTGCATCCTTTTGGCCTGTTGATGTCAGAGCTCGGAGGCAACTCACTTTTAAGGCCTGCTCAATCATCTCATTCGTTTTTCGGCATGGATGATCAGGTTCCTTTTAGAGATACCTTCGTTGAAGGTGCCACTGTTGCTAATCAGGATTCCCTTGGTGCCATGATTGATCAACCTTCCTTCGTGGAGACACGGCCtgataattatataaaaaataacgCCAATGTTAGTCTGGGTTCTATAGATTCTCCCCATTTACCTCACATGGGGCAAGCAAGCAATGGCTTTGACCCAGCAGAACATATAATGTCACAGAAGTTACTAAAAGAACAGCTTCAGCAGCTGAACCATCTTTCTCCATTTACTGTTGCACATAGTGCAGGAACAGGAGTGGACCGGTTCCCTGGATTTGGTTTTTCTGACAGCAAGAACCCTAATATCCAGCCGTCATTCCATCATCCAGTGGCAGATATGgaacatatttttgaaatgcaGCATCAGCAGCAGCATCAGTTGGAGCTTCGTCAGCAGCAACACGAGTTGGAGCTTCAGCAACAGCAGCGTAAGTTGGAGCGTCAGCAACAGCAGCGTTGGTTGGAGCTTCAGGAACACCAGCGTCAGTTGGAGCTTCAGGAACACCAACGTCAGTTGGAGATTCAGCGCCAGCATCAGTTGGAGCTGCAGCACCACCGTCAATTGGAGCTTCAGCAGCAGCAGCGTCAGCTGGAGCTTCAGCAACAGCGTCTCTTGCAGGATCAACTTCACCAACACCAAATGAAATTGCAGCAACAACAGAAATCTCAAGCTCAACACTTGCTCCTTGAACATTTTTTGCATCAACAGATGTCCGATTCTGGTTATGGGCAGTGGAAGGCAGATGCTACAAGAGGCAACCCTTTCGATCATTTACATTCAAGGAAGCACCTTCTAGATGACTTGCACCAGATGTCCCATTCCTCGAGGCATGATCCATTATTAGAGCACATCATCCAAGCAAATATAGGACGCCCGGGACAGACTGATTTCTTTGACCTGATATCTCAGGCCAAGCAAAGGAATATGCACACTTCGGAGCTGCAACCTCGTCTTCAGCAGCATGAGCTGCAGGCACATCAGTTGTCCGCAGCATTGAGGGAGCAACTGCAGATGGAAGGGGAAAGGCGTATCGGTGCGAACCGGTTTGTAGATGAAGCAAGCCAAGTTGTTAGGGATCCTGTTGGTCATCACCAGGCTCAGATGGTAGGATTTAGTTCTTCAGAAAATTACCAGCAACTTCCCACCCATGAACCGCAACTAAGCCATCTCAACTGGAATCATGCCATACGGGAGCGACTCCAGGGAGGGTTCTACGAACCTAACTCTCTGGAATTTGAGAGGTCATCTGTTCCTGCTAGTTCGCTTGGGATGAACTTGGATATTCTCAGTGCACGTGGGCAGGGTCTGGATGAGTTTTATTCGTCTCATCCATTTGGTTTGGAGCACTTGCCTTTTGGGAACAATGGACATCTGGAAGATGGCTCCGCTGAAGCACTTATACCGCATTCGCATCTTTATGCCGAGCAAACCCGCCGAGACTCAGAAGCTGCCATGGATTTTTCTGATGCAAATATATGGTCTTCATCCGATGGTGATAAAGAATCctcaaaacaaatttttatgGACCTTCACCAAAAAATCGGTCGTCAATCTACACGGTTATCAGAAGTTGATTATCAGCATCACCTATCATCTTCTAGAAACCGGGGAGAATCTGTACATCATCCATTTAGTCTTCTCCCTGATCAAGCAGTTGGTATGAACAACTCTTTCACGGAAGGGCCCTTTACATCTAATCCCAGAGCATTTATGGAAGATTTATCAGAGTTGGAGGGAAATAATTGGAAGAAGCAGGTTGTGAAAAGCTATGAAGGCAACATGGTAGAACAAGAAGAAACATCAAGGGAACTTCATAGTAATGCCCATAGCAGGCAGAGTTCACTTAGCAGTGCTG GGGGAGGTGGGAGTTTTTACAGCTCCGAGACAGGAATAGATAAACCGCTTGGAGAAGAGATTTCTAATGGGAG GCTGCCTTCTACTGTAACCAAAGGGTACGACAATGCTTTGCATAGACGCCGGGTTTTATCTTCCCAGGACGTTTTGTCTGAGGCAGCACTTTCTTTGCCTGTCAAACAAAGAAATCCAGCTGCAACCCAGGTCTCTGAAACGCAAGCATCTAGCAAGAATGATGCGCAATTTAGGAGGACTTCGTCTTACAGTGACGCTACAGTGTCCGAGGCATCATTCATAGACATGCTCAAGAAACCAGTCATTTCAGAGGCTGATGCAGCCAACAGAGCAGTGGCACTGGAGTCATCTGATGGAGGTGGCCAAGCGGGGCGGACTGGCAAGAAGAAAGGGAAGAAGGGAAGACAGATTGATCCTGCTCTCCTCGGCTTTAAGGTTTCCAGCAACCGGATCTTGATGGGCGAGATCCATCGCCTCAATGATTGA
- the LOC126610378 gene encoding uncharacterized protein LOC126610378 isoform X2, which produces MAHGKVSLPQDLLPSNLVDSHFSAKDEAFQGNIEEKALTGSLDMSIDQVASDSSIPLSPQWLYAKPDSKTLATGASGEMHANDSLSHGNSTDPNSRDIWRVDGSQEKKDWKRSAPDLDSSRRWREEERETGLLGRRDRKKEDRRVGASLTRDATENTAEDRRVGATSTKDAAENKVLSSDRRNESRRDNKWSSRWGPEDKDKDSRIEKRAEVEREDVHAEKQSFSNSNRAASERDSDSRDKWRPRHRIEVQPAGAAPYHAAPGFGMARGRVEKVGFAAGRGRSNTGCLQTGKPVLGKSGHFADMYCYPRGKLLDIYRKQKKDSTFDIMPDGMEHVSPITQVGSIEPLAFVAPDAEEEAGLGDILKGRITSSEVVYNSSGDKNVLNEDAKGSSNVTLSKEEGHFAANPEQNVQSAEKVILNNSFPVTVAEVSPICGLQTHMLKECVATEDEQKVLTVTAAADREIGPSNDDANSRSSGCQEQTSSSDHHYFKSNEDALLLERIVSPEDMSLCYLDPQGNIQGPFLGIDIIAWFEQGFFGIDLPVRSFDAPNGSPFQELGEVMPHLKTKSGPVSDSSLPTQLEPLGAVGGSLDERISAPNYDGGSAILNNQGIQNVVAEDEEIVFPGRSKGSSDCLLRSSPDIHGSFANPPSLHSHANEVSETNIPDQQDEKLHPFGLLMSELGGNSLLRPAQSSHSFFGMDDQVPFRDTFVEGATVANQDSLGAMIDQPSFVETRPDNYIKNNANVSLGSIDSPHLPHMGQASNGFDPAEHIMSQKLLKEQLQQLNHLSPFTVAHSAGTGVDRFPGFGFSDSKNPNIQPSFHHPVADMEHIFEMQHQQQHQLELRQQQHELELQQQQRKLERQQQQRWLELQEHQRQLELQEHQRQLEIQRQHQLELQHHRQLELQQQQRQLELQQQRLLQDQLHQHQMKLQQQQKSQAQHLLLEHFLHQQMSDSGYGQWKADATRGNPFDHLHSRKHLLDDLHQMSHSSRHDPLLEHIIQANIGRPGQTDFFDLISQAKQRNMHTSELQPRLQQHELQAHQLSAALREQLQMEGERRIGANRFVDEASQVVRDPVGHHQAQMVGFSSSENYQQLPTHEPQLSHLNWNHAIRERLQGGFYEPNSLEFERSSVPASSLGMNLDILSARGQGLDEFYSSHPFGLEHLPFGNNGHLEDGSAEALIPHSHLYAEQTRRDSEAAMDFSDANIWSSSDGDKESSKQIFMDLHQKIGRQSTRLSEVDYQHHLSSSRNRGESVHHPFSLLPDQAVGMNNSFTEGPFTSNPRAFMEDLSELEGNNWKKQVVKSYEGNMVEQEETSRELHSNAHSRQSSLSSAGGGGSFYSSETGIDKPLGEEISNGRLPSTVTKGYDNALHRRRVLSSQDVLSEAALSLPVKQRNPAATQVSETQASSKNDAQFRRTSSYSDATVSEASFIDMLKKPVISEADAANRAVALESSDGGGQAGRTGKKKGKKGRQIDPALLGFKVSSNRILMGEIHRLND; this is translated from the exons ATGGCGCACGGAAAAGTCAGTCTCCCTCAAGATCTCCTCCCCTCGAATCTGGTCGATTCACACTTCTCCGCCAAAG ATGAAGCCTTCCAAGGAAACATTGAGGAGAAGGCGCTAACGGGGTCCCTTGACATGTCAATTG ATCAAGTTGCCTCAGACAGCAGCATCCCTTTGTCTCCCCAGTGGCTGTATGCTAAACCAGATTCCAAGACACTGGCAACTGGAGCATCAGGA GAAATGCATGCAAATGATTCTCTGTCTCATGGAAACTCAACTGATCCCAATTCGAGAGACATTTGGCGTGTAGATGGATCTCAGGAGAAAAAAGATTGGAAGAGGAGTGCACCTGATTTAGATAGTAGCCGCCGCTGGCgtgaagaggagagagaaacagGCTTACTTGGTAGGAGAGATCGAAAGAAAGAAGATCGCCGTGTAGGTGCTAGTCTAACGAGGGATGCTACTGAGAATACAGCAGAAGATCGCCGTGTAGGTGCAACTTCAACTAAGGATGCTGCAGAAAATAAAGTATTGTCTTCTGACCGCCGGAATGAATCCCGAAGAGATAACAAATGGTCATCAAGGTGGGGGCCTGAAGATAAAGACAAGGACTCTCGGATAGAGAAAAGGGCTGAGGTTGAGAGGGAAGATGTACATGCTGAGAAGCAGTCTTTTTCCAATAGCAACCGTGCAGCTTCTGAGCGTGATAGTGATTCTCGTGATAAGTGGAGGCCGCGCCATCGCATAGAGGTTCAACCAGCTGGGGCAGCCCCATATCATGCTGCACCAGGATTTGGGATGGCTCGGGGGCGTGTGGAAAAAGTAGGATTTGCTGCTGGACGAGGGAGGTCTAACACTGGATGCCTACAGACTGGCAAACCTGTTCTTGGAAAATCTGGCCATTTTGCTGATATGTATTGCTATCCCAGAGGAAAGCTCCTTGATATTTATCGCAAGCAAAAGAAGGACTCAACTTTTGATATTATGCCTGATGGGATGGAGCATGTATCACCAATAACCCAAGTGGGCTCGATTGAGCCATTGGCTTTTGTTGCACCTGATGCAGAGGAAGAG GCTGGTCTGGGAGATATATTGAAGGGAAGAATTACTAGCAGTGAAGTGGTATACAACTCGTCTGGGGACAAGAATGTATTAAATGAAGATGCTAAAG GATCTAGCAATGTCACTTTAAGCAAGGAGGAAGGACACTTTGCAGCTAACCCAGAACAAAATGTCCAATCTGCCGAAAAGGTCATTTTGAACAATTCTTTTCCAGTTACTGTCGCTGAGGTGTCACCTATTTGTGGCTTACAAACACATATgttaaagg AATGTGTTGCTACTGAAGATGAGCAGAAAGTTCTGACGGTCACAGCAGCGGCAGATAGGGAGATTGGTCCTAGTAATGATGATGCTAACTCAAGAAGTTCAGGGTGCCAGGAG CAAACCTCAAGCAGTGATCATCACTATTTCAAGAGCAATGAGGACGCCCTTCTATTGGAAAGAATTGTCTCACCTGAGGATATGAGTTTGTGCTACCTTGATCCTCAAGGGAATATCCAGGGGCCTTTCCTGGGGATCGATATAATTGCATGGTTTGAGCAAGGATTTTTCGGAATTGACTTGCCAGTTCGTTCATTTGATGCTCCCAATGGATCTCCTTTCCAAGAACTTGGTGAAGTGATGCCACATCTGAAAACTAAATCCGGGCCTGTCTCCGACTCTAGTTTGCCTACTCAATTAGAGCCATTGGGTGCTGTTGGAGGCAGCTTGGACGAGAGAATATCTGCTCCAAACTATGATGGGGGGTCTGCTATTCTAAACAATCAAGGCATTCAGAATGTTGTTGCAGAAGATGAGG AAATTGTATTTCCTGGAAGGTCTAAAGGCAGCAGTGATTGCCTTTTAAGGTCTTCACCTGACATTCATGGCTCATTTGCAAATCCTCCCAGCCTTCATTCCCATGCAAATGAAGTTTCGGAAACTAACATCCCTGATCAGCAGGACGAAAAGCTGCATCCTTTTGGCCTGTTGATGTCAGAGCTCGGAGGCAACTCACTTTTAAGGCCTGCTCAATCATCTCATTCGTTTTTCGGCATGGATGATCAGGTTCCTTTTAGAGATACCTTCGTTGAAGGTGCCACTGTTGCTAATCAGGATTCCCTTGGTGCCATGATTGATCAACCTTCCTTCGTGGAGACACGGCCtgataattatataaaaaataacgCCAATGTTAGTCTGGGTTCTATAGATTCTCCCCATTTACCTCACATGGGGCAAGCAAGCAATGGCTTTGACCCAGCAGAACATATAATGTCACAGAAGTTACTAAAAGAACAGCTTCAGCAGCTGAACCATCTTTCTCCATTTACTGTTGCACATAGTGCAGGAACAGGAGTGGACCGGTTCCCTGGATTTGGTTTTTCTGACAGCAAGAACCCTAATATCCAGCCGTCATTCCATCATCCAGTGGCAGATATGgaacatatttttgaaatgcaGCATCAGCAGCAGCATCAGTTGGAGCTTCGTCAGCAGCAACACGAGTTGGAGCTTCAGCAACAGCAGCGTAAGTTGGAGCGTCAGCAACAGCAGCGTTGGTTGGAGCTTCAGGAACACCAGCGTCAGTTGGAGCTTCAGGAACACCAACGTCAGTTGGAGATTCAGCGCCAGCATCAGTTGGAGCTGCAGCACCACCGTCAATTGGAGCTTCAGCAGCAGCAGCGTCAGCTGGAGCTTCAGCAACAGCGTCTCTTGCAGGATCAACTTCACCAACACCAAATGAAATTGCAGCAACAACAGAAATCTCAAGCTCAACACTTGCTCCTTGAACATTTTTTGCATCAACAGATGTCCGATTCTGGTTATGGGCAGTGGAAGGCAGATGCTACAAGAGGCAACCCTTTCGATCATTTACATTCAAGGAAGCACCTTCTAGATGACTTGCACCAGATGTCCCATTCCTCGAGGCATGATCCATTATTAGAGCACATCATCCAAGCAAATATAGGACGCCCGGGACAGACTGATTTCTTTGACCTGATATCTCAGGCCAAGCAAAGGAATATGCACACTTCGGAGCTGCAACCTCGTCTTCAGCAGCATGAGCTGCAGGCACATCAGTTGTCCGCAGCATTGAGGGAGCAACTGCAGATGGAAGGGGAAAGGCGTATCGGTGCGAACCGGTTTGTAGATGAAGCAAGCCAAGTTGTTAGGGATCCTGTTGGTCATCACCAGGCTCAGATGGTAGGATTTAGTTCTTCAGAAAATTACCAGCAACTTCCCACCCATGAACCGCAACTAAGCCATCTCAACTGGAATCATGCCATACGGGAGCGACTCCAGGGAGGGTTCTACGAACCTAACTCTCTGGAATTTGAGAGGTCATCTGTTCCTGCTAGTTCGCTTGGGATGAACTTGGATATTCTCAGTGCACGTGGGCAGGGTCTGGATGAGTTTTATTCGTCTCATCCATTTGGTTTGGAGCACTTGCCTTTTGGGAACAATGGACATCTGGAAGATGGCTCCGCTGAAGCACTTATACCGCATTCGCATCTTTATGCCGAGCAAACCCGCCGAGACTCAGAAGCTGCCATGGATTTTTCTGATGCAAATATATGGTCTTCATCCGATGGTGATAAAGAATCctcaaaacaaatttttatgGACCTTCACCAAAAAATCGGTCGTCAATCTACACGGTTATCAGAAGTTGATTATCAGCATCACCTATCATCTTCTAGAAACCGGGGAGAATCTGTACATCATCCATTTAGTCTTCTCCCTGATCAAGCAGTTGGTATGAACAACTCTTTCACGGAAGGGCCCTTTACATCTAATCCCAGAGCATTTATGGAAGATTTATCAGAGTTGGAGGGAAATAATTGGAAGAAGCAGGTTGTGAAAAGCTATGAAGGCAACATGGTAGAACAAGAAGAAACATCAAGGGAACTTCATAGTAATGCCCATAGCAGGCAGAGTTCACTTAGCAGTGCTG GGGGAGGTGGGAGTTTTTACAGCTCCGAGACAGGAATAGATAAACCGCTTGGAGAAGAGATTTCTAATGGGAG GCTGCCTTCTACTGTAACCAAAGGGTACGACAATGCTTTGCATAGACGCCGGGTTTTATCTTCCCAGGACGTTTTGTCTGAGGCAGCACTTTCTTTGCCTGTCAAACAAAGAAATCCAGCTGCAACCCAGGTCTCTGAAACGCAAGCATCTAGCAAGAATGATGCGCAATTTAGGAGGACTTCGTCTTACAGTGACGCTACAGTGTCCGAGGCATCATTCATAGACATGCTCAAGAAACCAGTCATTTCAGAGGCTGATGCAGCCAACAGAGCAGTGGCACTGGAGTCATCTGATGGAGGTGGCCAAGCGGGGCGGACTGGCAAGAAGAAAGGGAAGAAGGGAAGACAGATTGATCCTGCTCTCCTCGGCTTTAAGGTTTCCAGCAACCGGATCTTGATGGGCGAGATCCATCGCCTCAATGATTGA